TACCCATGGATTATATGATTCTGAAGGTTTTTGTCAAATGTTGGATTCATTATGTAATTGTGTCCCCTTTCCTGCTAATATAAACAAGAATATAAGTGAGTCATATCACACAAAAACAACCAAAGTGCCACAACTACCCCAAAAATGAGCTCCAACACTATCTACAATTAAACTGCCATTACTAAATTTAAAGcttaaaacataaattttaaattaCTAGAGGATAAGGGTTGCAGaatttgataaaatgaattttttattatAGTAACGGGAATGGCCTTGAAGAAACTTTAAGCTATCATATAGAAGAATAAGAAAGGCGCTATCACATGTTTGAAGATGATAGGAACATACAACATGTGTTTAACGTTTTCTAGTCTAATCAAAGAATTCTTCCTATGCTCATCTGTGTACTTATAGGTGATCAAGACTACTATTATTACAACTCGAACCCGACCAACCAGGAAAAGCAGAAAAACATACCTGTCAACAGTTTCAGTAATTAGTCTCAACTGAAATAATTTGTCAATGGCGACTCTATGCTTTAACCTCCCTTCAGCAGGCACCCAATCTTTCATTGATTTAGCGGATATAGCTAGGTGTATCAATGATGAACTGCATTCGCAGCACATATTGTTTGGCTAGAGGTGGCAACAATCTATCGAAAACAACCAAAGACAGACCAAAACTAATACTAACATTTAATTTCAAAAAAGAcagaatgtatgtatagaatgTCGATATGGTCATGCTAGATGGATTCATGTAATATTTACAACCGAGTACGGGATGGGGCACAAAtacataaaattgacaagcaCCGAATTCTCTAACTTCCTAAAATGATGATCACATCTACCTAGCTCACAAAGTCACACTTTTCAATTCCGAATACAAGGACTCAACTGGCTACATTCCTCAAATATCTCCTCTATATAATTAAAAACAACACAAGCAGGGACAACTTCGAAATGGTCTAACTAGATATTGTCTCTGTTAAAATTCAACACAATTCATATATGTGAAATACGAGACACAAGCTAATAGCAATGGCATGTATGTCTATTTCCAAATCCCACATAACAAAACACATGATCATCTTGATGTGAGTAACTAACTTAATATCCATATTGTCAAAGTAATCAAAACCAATAGTATGACATAAAAATAGAAACACAGAACTAGAGAGAGAAAGAGTGGGAGGGATGACCTTAGAATGGCTTGACAAATGAAAGCATTGTGATACAAATGATCAAATTTTGTAGCAGGCAGGCAAAGAAGCCACCATGTCCATCAAATTATTTGCAATTATTTTAACTTGTGGCATCTTTCTTCAATATAATGCTTCTATGTTATTTTCTTTTAGGGTTCTTTTTTACGAATACACGACTTCGGCGAGCACTAGTATAGATTCATCTTTTTTTGAGCACTAGGTATAACTTGTGACATTTTTCTTTTTCTGGGGAATGTACTCCAttcaaatttgttaaaaatgATCCTGGGTGCTGCCTTCAATTTTACATTTCACTTTTCAATTTTTTTGTCACGCACACTTTTATTGGTGCACGGATTTTAATTCATAATTTAATAAAACTCAAATAGTTAAATTTGAATATAAAGTTCTTGAACCTTCGGCTTGCCCCAGCACGAGTTTTTAATAGGCAATGAAGTAAATGATAAGGAGATAAGGTATTTTTATCCTTTTTTGGGAGTGAAACTTTTGTGGTTAAAGTTTGTTAAGTTTATATTCATCACGACTTATTTTGGTTCCTTTTAAAAACTCGAAACACCATGAAGTGGGGTGAGACTTTTAACCAACTATTAGAGAACTTATAATATCTAGATTTTCCCAAAATTTGTATAAGCATTTCTTTTCTTTAGTCTCATAATACGAATTAACAACGTAAAAGAAAGAATGTGCAACTTGACCGATTAAAACAAGAATGCATCCCCAAATTAAGTTGCAGATCCTATTGTACATTGTGTTTCATTTGCATAATAGATTTTGCGGGACATTTGATTGAGTCCCGTTGATTTTTAACAGATTCCTAAGATGAAGTGTTGGTCTGAAGTGCAACTAATGATGCATAGACACCATCTTTGATGTTCATCAAGCTCTCATGCTTTCCTTTCTCTACAATGACTCCATTTTTCACCACAGCAATCATATCCGCACCTCTGATAGTAGACAACCTATGTGCCACCACTACTGTCGTCCGATGCACCATCACACTGTCTAATGCATTTTGAACAACTCTCTCGGATTCAGCATCTAGAGCACTAGTGGCCTCGTCTAGAAGCAGTATCTTGGGATTTTTTATTATGGCACGTGCAATGGCCACACGCTGCTTTTGTCCACCAGATAGCTGTATCCCTCTCTCCCCTACTACAGTATCATAACCCTGTAATTGCATCATATGGAAATTCATTACTCTGGTATTATAACTCCAAGTTAAGTTGGAATTGATTAAAGCATAATGCTTAGTATCTTACAATAGGGAAAAGGATTATATCTCGTTGATTTTATTTTTCCTGGATTCCGACTTGTTTCTGGAGCCCTGGTATCCAGGATTTCAGctgtttttatattaatttttattctAAATAACGGCAATCATCTTTTGAAGCCAGTAAAAACTGAGAAATGTTTACTGGAAAGGGGTATATTTAATCTCAAGATGTGCTAGACCAAGTAAGAATAAATTTGTTCTACGTTCCGAATGTCAATGAGAACACCAAGGAAAATCCCAGTGTGGAATTCTCCTTTGACCACCAGATCATTCCGGGGTTTCACAGATGTGACTACTCGATTAAGCTCTAGAAAAGTTTGGGTGAATCCGTTCACCCAAACACAATGCAACAAACTAATGATGCTGCTTATTGGGTGCAAAACTTGCAGAATATATGGAATTTTTACTATAGGAGACTAAGGCCAGGGTTTACTGGTTGCGAAAGACAAGCTAGAGATCGTAATACAGGTATATACTTTAATGCCTAGTATGTTTATAACTCTGATATTTTAGGTAAAAATTTTGGTTTCAGGATCCACTGAAGTAAACATTTTCAATTGTACTCACCAAACAGAAATCTGAGATATTTGAAGGATGCAACGTGTAGTTACTCTCTTTTTCAAATTTGTACTTGGAAAATAAGTGACTTCTGATATCAAAAAACAGTTAATAACAAAATAGTAATTTGTACTCTTGTAACTTTTCTAACCTGTTGTAACCCACAAATGAAATTGTGGGCATTAGCCAACATGGACGCGTTCATTATTTCTGCTTCAGTTGCACCTCCTTCCTTTCCATAAGCAATGTTAGCTCGAATTGTCTCATTAAATAATGCTGGTTCTTGACTTACAAGTCCCATTTGTTGCCTTAGCCACTTCACTTGGAACTTTTGTATCTCAATCCCGTCAAGTAGAATATAACCTGAATTCGGCTCATAAAATCTTTGCAGCAATGAGATTACAGTTGATTTTCCGCTTCCACTTTCTCCAACCAGGGCAATAGTCTAGGATACAATAGCCACAATAATTACAAATTTATAGTCGTGTACTCTAGTAAGTATAGTGACATCCAGAAACTACTTCTGAAAATGGAAAAAAAATATAGATATGAGAAATGAAAGGCATACCTTGCCACTATGGATTTTTAAGTTGAGGTCTTGGAAAATTTGAACGTCTGGCCTTGTTGGATAACTGAAATCAATATTTCGGAGCTCAATGTTTCCCTTAACATTGTCAAGTATCATCCCAGACTCGTCACATGGGTCTATCTTTGATTTTCTGTCTAAGATTGAGAATATAGAAGTTGTAGCAGTACTGGCTTTGCTTTTATCTGTTGCAAAAGAACCCGACTGAGAAATTCCAGTAGCTGCCATGGTCAGTACAAAGAAAACCTGCAAGATTATAAGTATCTCAGAATAATtgagttttttttaaaaacaatacCAATACACAGATTGTGTACTTAACCCGAAAAACATTTGTAAATGTTGTTTTCCCATCCTGAACAAGCCGGGCTCCAGCGTAAAAAGTAGTTGCATGGACACAAAATAGAGAGGTGAAGGATATCCCAACTCCACACCCGGTAATTAAACCTTGCCTTATCCCTGCCCCAAGAGGAGCTTCGCATTTCCTTTTGTAGAGTGCCATCACTTTCTCTTCAGCACAGAAAGAAGCAACAGTTCTTATACTCCCAACTGCATCATTCGCAACTTGACTTGCTTCCTCATACATCAGCTGCAGATGTGGAAGATCTCGATGACACAAGTAAGTACATATTATGTATTGCTAAAACATTTATTAAAATGCTAGTATATATTATGTGTAATATTTTAGTTTATGTTCAGACATGATTATCTTAAGCGGTTGCTCTAAATAATTTCTGCAGTACAAAGATAAAACACCAGTATACCATATCTATGATTACGAGTTAATGTACAAACCTTTGAATCTGCACCAAAACCTTTCCTAAATTTGACTTGAACATATTCATTAACTCCGACGAAGGGTAACAATGCAAAGAAAATTAGTGCCAACTGCCAACATGCTGTAAAAGCGATGACCAGACCAGTAACTGCAGTTGCTGCATCTTGAACAATTTGCGCAAGCGTGTCTCCAACTAAAGCACTCACTGTGGCTGCATCTGCATAAAGCCTAGCACTGATAGCTCCACTTGAATTTTCATGTTCATCAAACCAGCCTACCTCCATCCTTACCACTTTCTCAAAGCACATAGATCTGATCCTTCTTACTAATTTAGACCCAGCCACCGCAAAAAAGTATGACCTTCCTGGAAATACTAAGACTGTTGCTAGTCCGAGGCCAACAAACACTAGTGACCAAAGCTTTGAATCCTTCCTCATCTCATGTGGTGGCTCATAGAATGTTTTGATCATGCCAGAAATTAAAATGCCAAATATTGGCAGTATTGTACCACCAACGATAGCAAATATGGATCCTAGCATCAACACTGGTATCTCAGGCTTATTGAGGTAAGCAAGCCTGCGAAGTGGGACCTTTTGGGACTTCTCAGATTTTTCTTTGATAGGAGCCGCAGGCTCTCCAATTTCAATCTCGGATACACCAAGTCCTGTTGGTAAACGGAATGAGAGGGATAAAGAACGTCGGCTGCTATTCCCTACAGTAGATGATCCTTGACTTAAAGAACGGTGGAATGACATTCGTTGACTCAGTTGTCTACCGGAAAAAGTAATGTCTGATGTATCTTGGGCATCTATGTCTTCACTGCTTACTTCTTGCAAAAGTAAAAGCTGAGTGTATGCTCCTTCGGGATTCTTTAGTAGATCAGAATGTGATCCTAATCAATAACAATTTGTTTTCTTCAActtaataaattaaaatagtaATAAAAAACTTCTATCTGTCAATTCTGCGCCTTAAATAAAATGCAtgagtgatgatcactccatgCAAGACACACTACCTTTTTCAATCACCTTTCCGTTATGAATCACTGCAATCATATTGGCATTCCTAACTGTGCTTAAGCGATGTGCTACCATGATAGTTGTTCTATTGGCCATTATCTTGTCTAATGCCTCTTGCACAATTCTCTCAGATTCTGCATCAAGTGCACTTGTTGCTTCATCTAGAAGTAAAATTCGTGGGTCCTTTAGTATTGCTCTGGCGATAGCAACTCTTTGCTTTTGCCCACCGGAAAGCTGAGTTCCATGCTCACCAACCATGGTGTCTAGTCCCTTGACATAATTTTAAAGGTCAGTTAACAATACGCAGCACTATATTTgtaaaaagaagaaagaagcaaataAAGAGAAGCCAGACTATCAACTATACTTTATTTCTAAAGATGAGGAAAATATCAAATGAAAAACAAATCAAAtgaaaaacaaatcaaataaactCGGACTGGGAAAAAACTGATTCAACGGATGAGAACCTGAGGAAGATCATTAATAAATTTTCTAGCATTTGCCAGCTCGACTGCTGCTTCAATTTCTTTAGTAGTTGCTCCATCTTTACCGTATGCTATGTTTTCCCTAATAGTTGCTGCAAACAATACAGGTTCTTGACTGACAAGACTAATTTTACCTCTGATCCACTTTATCTGAAACTCTTTGAGATTAGTTCCATCTATAAGAACTTCACCAGCTTGTGGATCATAGAACCTCTCTATCAGACTGATCACCGTAGacttcccacttccactctgtCCAACCAAAGCCGCTGTAGTGCCATTAGGAATGAAAAGAGAGAATCCACTAAAGATCTGCTCATTTTTTCTAGCTGGATAACTAAAAAAGACATCTCTCAATTCCACATCTCCACGAATATCATCAAATTTCTTTCCCCTTGTATCATATGCATCTATTTCTGGATTTCTATTGATGGTTTCAAACATTTTGAAAGCTGCAGCTTTTCCTGATGCGAATGCACCTATACAGGGTGAAGCCTGTCCTAGGGACCTGCCAATGTTTGTTGGGAAAAAAGTTAACTATAAATTTAGCAAAAAAGAAAAGCTTAACTACAGACCCTAATGCAGTTCCAGCGCATATCAGGGCATGACGGTATgacataaataaaaatataatttttcagAGGCCCACAGTCTACAAGCATTTGAAATCATATTCAACATCAATGGTGAAACTCACGTGGAGCCAAACAGCACACCAAGAATAACATTAAATACGTCGCCACCCGTGTATCCTTTTTCCAGTATCATTTTTGCACCAAACCATACAGCTAAGGCGTAATTGTAGAATAAAATAGAGATGACTACACCAAAACCTATTCCGGTAATCAAGCCTTCTTTTACACGTAGTTTATATACATCTGCAAGAGAGTTGCTGAAACTGACCAGTGCTCGTCTTTCTCCGGTGAATGATGCAACCTATACAGGCATCATAATTATAGTAATAATAAGTAATGTCCATTCAACAACTAACATAAATTATTATTGTTAGCACTGCATGATTTTTAAGTCGTGCAGTTAGCTCCAAAGAATTCAAGTCCCAGTCAGGACTGTAGAGCAGAAATGACATACTGTTCGAATTGAACCAATTGTCTGTTCAACTACGGTTGCTGCTTTTGCATAAGCGGTTTGTTCACGTACAGCTATCTTAGAAATGAAAAGTGTCATAATTCCAGCACCTAATATAAGGAGAGGAATAGCAGACAACATGACAAGTGTGAGAAGCCATCCTTTACTGAAAGCTATGACAAAGCCTGCGATGAATGTCGTGAACAATTGTACACATCTACCAACCTAGCAAAAACAAGACATAAGAATGTATTAAGATTCAAAAAAAATAAAGACTCGACCGTGAAACTATCATTAGTTCTAGTTTTGGTACCTTCTCGCCCATAGCATCTTGTATGAGAATAGTGTCACCAGACATCCGAGCAATAACTTCTCCTGTATTTGTTTCGACGTCAAAGAAAGTGACATCTTGTCTCAGAATATTTTTGAGATAGAGGCTCCTTATCCTTGCAGCCTGTCTCTCTCCTGTGACAATCCAGCAAGCCATCTCTGACAGAAACATAAAAAACAACATTCAATAATCAAACTAATTAAGAAGTGTGAATTCAAACTCGTGCACACATTTGCATTTGATAATCATATGAAAGTGAGATACACTTACGGAAGAATACTCCCACGCCTGCTCCTAATCCGAGATACACATATTTCAGCGACACCTAAATTTGCAACAAACCTAAACATTAAAATTCCGACTTAAACAATAATAATATACTTGCGGGTAAGTGAGGCCTTTTAATACCTTGGAAACTTCATGGACCACATTGTTGCTAAACAGATTTTGACCGAAAGCATCAGTCATTTGTCCTACAAGAATAGTCATGAGAGGATTACATAAGCCATGGCCAACAGCACCGATTGTACCAAGAATCATCAAGATCACATCTGTGGAATCGGCAAAAGAGAAAAGCTTGTAGAAAGGGACAGATCCCCCTctctttctttccttttctttaCTAGAATTCTCAGGATTCCTGTCAACTTGTACGCTTCTTGATACGGTTGCTGAATTCATGTTAAAAAAATTTAAGATTGAACCAAAAAATACTATACGAAATAATCAAAGTCGAAACAAAGAAGGGGGAATTCAACAACTTGCAAAAGCAGAAGGATATGTACAGAAACTTGAGGGTCTAAAGAATTTATTCAGAGGGTGAAATTTGAATAAAGGACATCAGCAAGACGCAACTACTAACCAGAACATCCCAAATTAACATTTATGGCATTCATCAATCACCTAATATCCATCACTGCTACATAATATAAATACATGCAGACAACTGAAATAAGTTTTATTCATCATGTTGAGTTCAAAATTTTGACTTTGTTTATCTGCTTTTACCACATTGGGACCAAGCAAGCAAAAAGATGTCCAAAATGGTATAATACTACTGCACAAAGTTGAAATGCTATAATGAGCGGTAAAACAATCACAGTTGCAGAGAATAAATGTTTTTTTTAAGAAAAGTTTATCCGAAATTACCCCAACCGTTTGGCAGGGATATGTGTGAGAAAATTTAATTCCCCAATCCAAACAGCAATTGTAGTAGTGTTCATCCAGCATCCTAATCAGCAAAGGCAGCATAAGATGATAAATATCATCAAAGGGATGCATATTCGTCAGCGGACATCTAAGTCAAAGTTGTTGCCCATGTGAGACGTTACAATTCTACACCATAACCATAACCATGGTGTCACGAAATTGGAACTGAGCAATTTTTATAGATGATTTAGCACTTCTATCTATTATATTATCTATTATCTATACtatagagataatttggttcaatggtttggttcaacgataattccctaattttgattattacaaaaatagataaatagtgttatatatctaataaactactaaattattaaactactactaaatatagtatatttatcctactaaactacgaatacaacttatcctattattaaaagatataaataatagtgttatatatctgctaaactacatagagataatttggttcaacggtttggttcaacgataattccttaattttgattattacaaaaatagataaatagtgttatgtatctaataaactactaaattattaaactactactaaatatagtatacttatcctactaatCTACGAATACAatttatcctattattaaaagatataaataatagtgttatatatctgctaaactactaaattgttaaactactagaaatagtttatttattttactgaattacgaccacatgttattcaattatttttattataaatttataatcactatatatttatataaatattttaaaaatatcatataactggataaataaaaaaattaaaatattaatgggaaaccgtgcatcgcacgggatttatgctAGTATATATAATAGTCCAACATAGGGCATTGGTGAGACATTTTATTCAATTTAAATGGTGAGACATTTTATTTATCTTGAAATGTCTAAATTGCCCTTATAGTtatcatttataaaaaaaatgcTTTTGGTGGGAATCGAACCCTAGTCTTGCAAATACTCTATGCAATAGCATACCACTAAGATACTAAATCATATGATTTGTTAATCATATACATATTAGATATACTTGTGTGTCTTGAAGAagttaatatttattattatatctGCTGTGACTAAcgaataatttttaattatctatTTTTTTATATTTGCTATGCTTAGCCCAACATAGAGCATTGGTGagatattttaattaatttaaatggtgagacattttatttaacttgaaatGTCTAAATTGCCCTTATAGTTAccatttataaaaaaaatgtttttggtGGGAATCGAACCCTAGTCTTGCAAATAATCTATACAAGAGCATACCACCAAGGTACTAAATCATATGGGTTGTTAATCATATACATATTAGATATGCTTGTGTATCTTGTAGAAATTAATATTTAGTATTATATCTACTGTGACTAAcgaataatttttaattatctgTCTTTTTTTACATTTGCTATGCTTTTAGTGGGAATCGAACCCGGTCTTAAAAATACTCTACACAATATAATACCACTAAGTCACGCAACCATATATGTTGTTAATCATACACATATTATATATGATGTGTATCTTGAAGAAGTTAATATTTGGAATTATATATATTGTGACTAACGAATATTTTCAGGGCTTAATGCTCCTAAATGCATGGGTATTTTTATGATTACAAAAATTGATTAAAAATTAGACTATTAAAAATACACTACGTATTCATATAACTCTCTTAAGTAGGTACTTTGGGatatttttctccaaattttaatcatatatttctttttatatttgcTACTTTAGTCATTTAATCAAATTGACTGTAAAGTTATAAAAGTCAATAATAATAAGATAAACCGAGTACTATTCTGTGTACTTACGGGTAAAActatttcaaatttttatttggACTAATATATTTGAGCTTATTCTGAACTCAGCATCCAAATGTCACTTAATTTctaaaaaatactcaaaatttgaccGTTTTTTACAAATGATGTCATAGCTTTATCAAGCTAAAATGTATTTTGTTTACTTTCGTATTTAGTCAATGGGCTAGAAAATGATTGAGAATAAATTGTTTCTACTGATATTTTTCGTACacattattttaaattattaggGGCTATATACTTTATTTCTAACAAAATCGGCAcaaactaattttttttaaattatacaCTATGTATTCTAAAATATTATTAGATAATGACCCGTGATAGCCCAACATAGGGCTATTTGTTCAAGAGACATTTTATTCCATATAAATATTAAGATAATTTATTCAGTTTAAAATGTCTAAATTTTCATTAGacttacaattttttttaaaaaaaaattatttaaatggATTCGAACTTGGATCTATACACTAGATTGCACATCTCCTACCACTAGACCAAACACTCACATGTGTTTTTAATCATGCAAATTATACGTGTGTATGAGTGTCGcatgaattaaaatataataacaaacttatcATTGTGCTtacttttaaaaatataattaatatttagggCTTTCAAAATTGAGTATATACACTAATTTAGACATTTTCTTACCAATTGAAAATCACTCATTTGTGTTTTATATCACAAATTATAAGAGTGTGCATATTGAAGAAATTTTTGATAGTTTAATTATTGTGTTTCTATTAACATATTTTAATATTGATCAAATTTGTATACTTATTGATTCAGATTGTAATATATTATGTATCATATAAGGTTTCTTTATAcaattctaaattatttaatttagtgtaaaaataaaataataatgaAAATTTACTATACATAAATAATTGCACTGAAAATTACGTTACTTGTGTTTTCAATCATACACAtggtatgtatgtgtgtgtgtcgCGTGAATGGAATAATATTTGGTATTATTGTTATGATTTATTAACAATTTTTTTATCATAATTTTAGTTTTACATATCTTAATTCggattataatatattatttcaCATTATAGTAtgaataaattatatataatatatagatggactatatttcaaagtagtgttaaataataataataaactacTACATACGAAAATCAGATCACGCGTTCACCTAATCTTATATTTCCACTCATACACGTGATACGTGTGTGCACGTCTCGCGTATTATAGAAATATttggtattttaattattataacttatcaaaaatatttaaacacagtattttttttgtatttatttattcaaattatattatattactttatgatttaaaataaaacaagCAAGTTAGATTAGAGTATAAAGTAGCGCATACCTTTAGTGAATTGCAAACAACATTCCCACATATGTTGAATCGATAAAAAACATCAGGGACACATCAACCCAATTATAGAGACGGAAATTTGACAGATAGACATGTACCAATATACATTTCAAATCAAAATCACATCATGTACCAATAAATATTTCACACAAGAACTGTTATGTATGGATGAAACTATGTAAGCTGGAAAAAAACTCTACTTTTATAAATTGGGTACATAAAGAAATTTTTTGTCCACAGTTTTGTTATCTATGTGACTGTTTGCAAACGTGGACCAAAAACACAAGTAAATCGGTTTATAAACATTGTGCACAATCTTGTAAACTATTAAGTATCTACACTACTCATTTcgcaaaataaaaatatttcaattATGGATAGTTTTCATCTATAACTAGGTAATTATATAGCTAAAATACAACATATTCATCACCAAATAATGAATATCGCATACACCACACACCACAAAATCTcgaaaatttaaaatttatactaGAACATTAAaccgtgcctcgcacgggttttCATGCTAGTTTATAGATGATTTAGCGAATTAATTAAATTTTCTTAAACAATTTATCAGCTATTTTTCAAAAGTTAGCTGATTGAGCATAACATAATTTCACATTTTCTTTGTTATTTACTTTATTTATCTTCTTTTTTAAATACCTTGATAAAATATTATTACTAACGATTGGTGTTTTAAAAATCGACCGCCAATTAATCGTTGTTCGGTAGGAATACAAACAAACTAAGAGAAAAGTGAGTCAGAAATCGTTTCTTACGAAAAATGGTAAAAAAAAATCGGGAAAAAATGGAATTAATCATTTATAAGTCGGGTTAATCGGTCAAAACATTGGCCTAATTggttaaaaattttaaaaaaaaagaaaaatttaaaaaatttagaagtataaatttgtaaaaaaattaagaaaaatattatttcCGTATACATAATTACTTTTGAAAATGGTTAAATAATTaactttcttaatttttgaaTCTGAAATTAACCTCAATTTACaagttatatttttaaaattatatttatt
The sequence above is drawn from the Apium graveolens cultivar Ventura chromosome 2, ASM990537v1, whole genome shotgun sequence genome and encodes:
- the LOC141708035 gene encoding ABC transporter B family member 21-like isoform X3, which translates into the protein MNAINVNLGCSGQMTDAFGQNLFSNNVVHEVSKVSLKYVYLGLGAGVGVFFQMACWIVTGERQAARIRSLYLKNILRQDVTFFDVETNTGEVIARMSGDTILIQDAMGEKVGRCVQLFTTFIAGFVIAFSKGWLLTLVMLSAIPLLILGAGIMTLFISKIAVREQTAYAKAATVVEQTIGSIRTVASFTGERRALVSFSNSLADVYKLRVKEGLITGIGFGVVISILFYNYALAVWFGAKMILEKGYTGGDVFNVILGVLFGSTSLGQASPCIGAFASGKAAAFKMFETINRNPEIDAYDTRGKKFDDIRGDVELRDVFFSYPARKNEQIFSGFSLFIPNGTTAALVGQSGSGKSTVISLIERFYDPQAGEVLIDGTNLKEFQIKWIRGKISLVSQEPVLFAATIRENIAYGKDGATTKEIEAAVELANARKFINDLPQGLDTMVGEHGTQLSGGQKQRVAIARAILKDPRILLLDEATSALDAESERIVQEALDKIMANRTTIMVAHRLSTVRNANMIAVIHNGKVIEKGSHSDLLKNPEGAYTQLLLLQEVSSEDIDAQDTSDITFSGRQLSQRMSFHRSLSQGSSTVGNSSRRSLSLSFRLPTGLGVSEIEIGEPAAPIKEKSEKSQKVPLRRLAYLNKPEIPVLMLGSIFAIVGGTILPIFGILISGMIKTFYEPPHEMRKDSKLWSLVFVGLGLATVLVFPGRSYFFAVAGSKLVRRIRSMCFEKVVRMEVGWFDEHENSSGAISARLYADAATVSALVGDTLAQIVQDAATAVTGLVIAFTACWQLALIFFALLPFVGVNEYVQVKFRKGFGADSKLMYEEASQVANDAVGSIRTVASFCAEEKVMALYKRKCEAPLGAGIRQGLITGCGVGISFTSLFCVHATTFYAGARLVQDGKTTFTNVFRVFFVLTMAATGISQSGSFATDKSKASTATTSIFSILDRKSKIDPCDESGMILDNVKGNIELRNIDFSYPTRPDVQIFQDLNLKIHSGKTIALVGESGSGKSTVISLLQRFYEPNSGYILLDGIEIQKFQVKWLRQQMGLVSQEPALFNETIRANIAYGKEGGATEAEIMNASMLANAHNFICGLQQGYDTVVGERGIQLSGGQKQRVAIARAIIKNPKILLLDEATSALDAESERVVQNALDSVMVHRTTVVVAHRLSTIRGADMIAVVKNGVIVEKGKHESLMNIKDGVYASLVALQTNTSS
- the LOC141708035 gene encoding ABC transporter B family member 11-like isoform X4 → MNAINVNLGCSATVSRSVQVDRNPENSSKEKERKRGGSVPFYKLFSFADSTDVILMILGTIGAVGHGLCNPLMTILVGQMTDAFGQNLFSNNVVHEVSKVSLKYVYLGLGAGVGVFFQMACWIVTGERQAARIRSLYLKNILRQDVTFFDVETNTGEVIARMSGDTILIQDAMGEKVGRCVQLFTTFIAGFVIAFSKGWLLTLVMLSAIPLLILGAGIMTLFISKIAVREQTAYAKAATVVEQTIGSIRTVASFTGERRALVSFSNSLADVYKLRVKEGLITGIGFGVVISILFYNYALAVWFGAKMILEKGYTGGDVFNVILGVLFGSTSLGQASPCIGAFASGKAAAFKMFETINRNPEIDAYDTRGKKFDDIRGDVELRDVFFSYPARKNEQIFSGFSLFIPNGTTAALVGQSGSGKSTVISLIERFYDPQAGEVLIDGTNLKEFQIKWIRGKISLVSQEPVLFAATIRENIAYGKDGATTKEIEAAVELANARKFINDLPQGLDTMVGEHGTQLSGGQKQRVAIARAILKDPRILLLDEATSALDAESERIVQEALDKIMANRTTIMVAHRLSTVRNANMIAVIHNGKVIEKGSHSDLLKNPEGAYTQLLLLQEVSSEDIDAQDTSDITFSGRQLSQRMSFHRSLSQGSSTVGNSSRRSLSLSFRLPTGLGVSEIEIGEPAAPIKEKSEKSQKVPLRRLAYLNKPEIPVLMLGSIFAIVGGTILPIFGILISGMIKTFYEPPHEMRKDSKLWSLVFVGLGLATVLVFPGRSYFFAVAGSKLVRRIRSMCFEKVVRMEVGWFDEHENSSGAISARLYADAATVSALVGDTLAQIVQDAATAVTGLVIAFTACWQLALIFFALLPFVGVNEYVQVKFRKGFGADSKLMYEEASQVANDAVGSIRTVASFCAEEKVMALYKRKCEAPLGAGIRQGLITGCGVGISFTSLFCVHATTFYAGARLVQDGKTTFTNVFRLLEFLSRVLLQQIKAKPVLLQLLYSQS